The genome window TGGAAATGGTAGTACTCCTTCCTTtctatgtttttctttttcctgtttATGTTGTCACTCTTTTGGATAACTTTTTAGAGTACTTCTCATACatgtttttttaatttatttttttttataatttacttatttttatttcacatatattatatCTCAGAAAATGTATCATGTTAAATATTCAGTGATAATATCAAGTGTTATTCCCCGCATTCTAGCTCTTCAACCTTTGTTTTTAACTAATTTAGCCCAAATTGCACGTCCCATTGTGGAATTAATTGTTAAACGATAAGCTACACAGAATTAGTAGTACTTTAATAAACAGGTGATGACTTCTGCCCACTTTGAGGATATTTAATTCGACCCATGTTTAACGGAGAGAGGGTTAAGTCCCCTTGGTTAATCATTCAAGCTCGTTTGGATTGCTActtttagaaatttttgtaaaaaaattattattataataatttaatatatatgaagtaaaaaaatgattgaaaaatatttttacaaaaatataagaatttttcaatgaaaaatcatattccAAGCACCTTTTCTGGGTCATAGAACGTATGAAAAACTAATCTAGCATCAAAATGgaagtttaaaaaaattaaataagttTTAGGAGCTAAATATATTTTAGATAAATGGATAACTGTCTGATTCctattctcttttcttttctttttcttttttggagaatattcattgagtttgtttggacatCCAAAATTTGGTTTGCaaaatttattttcacaaatcccaattacctttttatctttccaatcacctttttacctcacacacatcacatcataaaaagtgctacagtaaatatctaaaataaatcatccaaataaactcaaTTGCTTTTTCCCCTATCAAGATCACACATACGATATCTAGTTATGCTTggttgaaattttttgattttttaaaaattttcttttgagtttcTTCAATCACCATACTATCTCATACATACTTTAGCaaactaatttttaaaactcTCCCAAACTAATCAATTTCTCAAAACAACCACCAAGCAATGAATTAAAGTAAACGATGCAAATGTTAAAAGagaattaaattcataataataataataataataattgggCAAGAACTAGGAGGGTACGTTGAACGCGTTTCTTGAAGCGCTACTACGACTATAAGTTTGCATTGGTAAACGGAAAAGCTGCCGAGCGGATGGCACATTTTACAATGTGCGATGATCGACAATAATAAAAAGGTAAGGGTACGGGTGGAGGCTTTGGATACAGCAAGAATGCTTGGGAGAAAAGCTTTAGAGTCGTCATTTCTGATAGGACATGTCCACCCATCCTTCGGTGCGAGGCGTGCATGCACCTTGGTATATACAGTAGTTAAAATAGTACTTAGTAGGAAATTTTATATTTGGATCTGtgaattatctcaaataatattttatttatatcattaatttattttttaatttattttttatattttaattatttgttatcttaaaaatattatattataaaaaatattataataattattttaaatattactCTATTCAAATACACTCATAGTGATCGAGAATAACACAAATCTAACTCAgttgataaaaaaattttgggtttgtttggattgtgaattattagagatatttttactgtagcactttttgcgatgtgatgtatgtgagataaaaagataattgaaaaaataaaaatgtgtgttggaaattgtaatgatgatgcaagcaaatatattttgacaaataaacagcaatccaaacaattatttttttgtatataagTTTGTGTATTCAAATTTAACATCGATCTAAatattatattgataaataatttatAAGAACTCTTATAAATGATTTATGGTTTCAAAGACAATTTCTTGACCTCTCATAATGCTAACTGAAATTAAATTCACCCAAAATTGTTTCCTTCTAACAAAAAAGTGCACCATACACCATGCAGTATGAGCACATATAACTGGTACAATTTTGCCTTGTCCAATGTCCGATGATGATGCGCAATTTCTATAACAGTGTAGGTCCACTTAATTTGGACCTACATTGTTGTAGAATAGTAAAAGTAGAGGAGATATatgtaatttaaaaatttgaggGGAGTTCTTTATAATTGTCAAAAATTTCAgaggaggtttgtgaaattatccctttatatatttttcaaaatatgaaTGTAAAGACCCAAGTATTACTCATAATAAAAATACACGTGATTCTTATTAGTCTGTGTACACACCCTCCAAAAGAAAAAGGTCTATTTGTAGTATTATTTATAATAACAGTACACATTACTTGTATCGGGTTTAATAGGTGGTATTTGAATTTGACATTTAAGAAGTTTTGCAATAATGGATTATTTTTCACAAAAATAATTTTGCTTGCATCGCAATTACAATTCCCAAGtaattttttatcttctcaataacctttttatttcacatacatcatatcacaaaaaacgTTCTCCTATCCAAGCACAAATAAAATCCAAGCCACAAATTGCAATctaatccttttttttaaaacactattttgatttttatttgatttatatgTTCTTTTGAATCAATTTAGCTATTTTTGATGCTGAAGAATGCAAGTTTTTAGCATTCTCCATAGTATATCTATTAATAGGAGGGTTTACTTAGCTAAACTACTTCTTTTAAGGCAGGCTTTTCACATTGTATGGTGTGAACTAAAGTGCAGAAGAGTTAATCTAAATctcttcatcccagtaaatttGAGTTTTGGATTGATTAATTCAAACACTTGTCTCAtctgaattgctatttttttttgaagctttTGTATAAAATTATACtataatgatttgatatatatgaagtAAAAAGTTATTGAAAGATATATCTAtagaaaacataaaaaattttccttaaaTGACTGAAGTCCAAACACCAATAAAAGGAATGAAATTTGCATTTGTTGATTATAGTGGGTCAATTTAAATGCAAAATGAAATATATAGATTTCAATGCATCTTTCCACAGTGAAATTATGCCTGTAACCTGCAATAATTCAAATCAAAAGTGGAGTATTTGACTGGGTAATATATAGGACCACCAGATGTAAATCCATGCATGCAATCCAACAACAAGAGAAAGCCTTTTAGTTCAATCTGTGACTTATTTTATCATGTTCCATAAAACAACAAGGTTTTTTTATCCACTGAGTCACGGCATTTTGTAGTATGAAATGGAAGTGAGATCATGGAAAACATCGATGCCTAAATCCTTTGTATCATAATTGGCTAACTATGCAAAAAGGGTATGCGTAGAGATTCCTTTTGCCCCCCTTCAAACTTCATATTGAGTCGTCGTGATTTGTTCTTGAAATGTTTCCAAAATTAATATGGATTCCAAGATATTTTTCACAGGTGATAATCTCATACTAGATTTTTTTATTCAATAAGAAGGTAACAAATTTGGAGGATAAGCTTTTTAATGAGTGCTTCAATTGGTAGTTTCCAATGCACAATTCATGTTCTATTTCTATTCCTATGCCACTTCAGCTGGGGAATTGATGACTTTGCCAattaaggccttgtttggattgcttgtttccgtcggaaaatattagccaaaatttatttgcttacatcatcattacaattttcaacacacctttttatcttcccaattgcctttttatttcacatacatcacatcacaaaaagtgctacagtaaaaatatctcaaataatttacaatccaaacagagccattgtcgttttccgtgatcacatttcccaatcacctttttccctcacatatatcaaatcgctacagtaattttcccatgaaaaatgacgaaaaatgcaGTCCAAACACAATctaagtttgtttggatagtagattattcatcaaaatttatttgcttgcatcattAATATCATACTAAAAAAGTATTAcagtattattttttaaaaaattatcccaaataatttactatctaAACACgagttgaaaaaaaattaatggtgGCATAAAGCAAGATTTTAAGTAGtttattaatgaaaaatattatgCACATTTACAATAACATTTTATAACAATAACAAATTTACCATATTGGATAATTAGCCATGAATATTTGAGTGTGAGAAAAAGACTTCCTAGTAACAATTTGTAGATTTTGAGTAAATACCATTAGCGCTTTAATACTTTCTTACCATTCGAATGATGATATTAtcatttcaaccaaaaatcaaaatgTTATAACACAAATATATAATGGTTTGTGGATTGGATTTGCAATTTTCCATAAAACCATTttagagaattttttttaaataccattcaactacctttttttttttgtcacataTCCATTTATCCAAATGATTTGTAATAACATATTGTTCCTAAAACTCAtcctcacaaaaaaaaaaaaaaaatccgacTTTGTCACTAATTTATGAAAGTATGACAAAATTGATCCATGCTAGATTAAGGTTAGACATCGACACATtcctcaaaaataaaaaagaaaattattgtcATTCAAGTGGAGAATAGTTAGGCAAAGGGTTGCATTTGCTTTGCATACGTAAAAAGGGATAATATCATAAGCCTCCCTAATGTTTCTCTTTATATCACCTAATACCCTTAAGgttttgaaaatattacttacctcattacttttgttatttgtgtaacaaaaatttgaaaaactctaaAGTACCATTTTACtcattaaataaaaatatttctaaaccactTTGTTTACTCCAAGAGAATTATCACCTGAAACACAATCTCTAGTAGCACTACTACATCACAATGTTATAGTCTATAaagtataaattaaaaaaaaagatatttgcAAGGAAATACACTAGAAACAATTTAACTCTATATGTTCAAAATCAATTTCTTATGACCTTATATATTTTCAACTTCTTCTTAGCCTGTCCTTAAACTTCGAAATTGTACTGATCATTATGAAATTTaactcaaaataaataaagaaatcaTATCCCACTTTATGAAAATCACAACAAGCAaaagataaaacaaaatttaatttgctataatttataaacaaaaaattgcatagttatccaaaaaaaatgagtaagagaGAATATTGGAGAGAGGGGAAAGAGAGAAAatgacttttgtttcttttttctttttacctctatttatttgatatgtTTATTACATATCATATGAGAGTTAATATTATAGTCTTTTCACAATTACTAGGAAAGGCAaatgattatttttaaaattttagagaTGCCAAGTGATATTAGGAAAAACATCAAGGTAGGTTTCTAatattatcccaaaaaaaaatcaaaactttatGAGAGTCCATCATTCTCTATTGTTAGGTTTGGTCTACGCCCTAGGATATTTTGTTGGACCTGCCTACAATTTGGTACAGTTGTTGTACTTGGGTACTCTCTGAAGCTACGTACTATGAATTATGATAGTTCATGTGCTCCAATTCCTTTTTGACAGCTTCTTTACCAAGCCAAAGCCAAAATTGCATCTCtctccaataaataaataaaattacatatcttttttctcattttcttttttttttggcggaaatctttttctcattttcttgacaaaaacaaaatttacttttctaatGCTGACTTTTAAGGGTAATTACCTTTCCAGATAAGTTGTAATAACTATAGTCACCCTCTATCTAATTCTTAGAATTATTTTCGTTTgaatatcaaattttttttaaataatatttcgcttacaTCATACATAAATTTTTCAatccatctttttatattttcaattacctttttatcttacatgcattatatcacaaaaaatattataataattattttaaataatattttatccaaacaaaccccttAGCATTCTAGAAAATATTTAtttgcactctcatttttattaatCATAATCCAACTATCATTTTAATGATACAGTTTTTACTTATCagattatatgataaaatagaTGGTGAGAGTATAAATAACAAATAATAGAATGTTGACATTTCCTTAGCATTCTCAAATAACGTGCTAGAAAAATGTTCATCATTCATTATACTTCACTTATACTCTGACTACCTTTACATACTATTGGAAATTTATGAAGGTAAATATGACATTTACACGGCTTATTTTAGTTTCTTGTACCTTTTTTTCACAGTACATactaataaattattaaaaatatatgaaaaatgtctaaaaaaactaaaaatgaaatggtTGTATTTGGttacaaaattatttttaatattatatatgctatttgcatcataaatatattttctaaactatttttttatttcacatatatcatgTTATAAACAATATTGCAATAATTATTACaagtaatatttcaaataataacaTATTCAAATACACATGTTATAAATATCATTACAACGAAACAAAATCAAGTTGAAAAACAATCTCAAGTACCACATTTTCTTTGCTCGAAATCGTCGTATATTCTGGATTTCACTTATGTTTTGTCCTTATTTAATTATCACGTGTATTGATTAATAAGTTTTAGGATTCTATTGTGAATAAATTCAACCATCAATAACTCTTAAAATTTTATTGACGGATAAATTCAGCAGCATAATATACATgatatttaaacaaaaaaaccggacagaaataaAATGAGATAGATGATTTGAAGCGCATTTTCTTGTTAATATACTCGAAATGATTATGGGGCTCACATCTCTAGACTTGAAAAGTTTAATGCTTTTCACGAATCGAAGTGAATGAGCatccatttcaaaaataaaagcaCAGTAAACAAAGGCGATGGCACAGTATTTATTGAGTGCGCCTGGCAGAGTCCAGTTGGCATAATTGCCGTCAGCAAAGGGAAAACCAAAAGGACAGGGGATAATTAAAGTGAAGCGCTTCCCCATCATTGATCATTCTATAGGCCCCATGCCCACCCCTAAACTGTACTCTACCCTGGAATTTCGGGCATCACATTTGTCCTTATTTTTTTGGGACCAATTTCGGAATTTAAATATAACTTGAAGTAACTTCAtccttattttttaaaaagttttttaaatTTGTAAATACAATTCGTAAATTGATTTAAAATCTATCATtcgaattgctatttttttggaGCTTTGATAAAAATGTATTATATCGATTtaatgtatgtaagataaaaaagtaattaaaaatgtgttcatgaaaattgtgtttggattgcattttctatgattttttatagaaaaattactatagcaatttgatgtatgtgagaaaaaaagatAATAGGTAAATATGATCAAGAAAAACGACGCAATTTTCCGACGAAAAATGGTTCAGAAAGCTACAGCCCAAACATAGCAAATTATTGTAGTGTTGAAATTCTTAGGCCTTGTTtatattgcatttttttgggatttttttaatagaaaaattactgtaacgtgagataaaaaggtgattgaaaaatatattcacaaaaaacctagcaatttttcaaaattgcctaATGACCACCTTAAACAGGAGGAAAGTCTTAATAATAATCATTAGTCAtggtgaaaaaagaaactttgaTGAAACTATCAAGGGTTAACTAaaaccttttcttttgttttttgtcttATGATAACCCTAATTAAAACATTTCAAATTATCTCTTGCTaataaaatccttccactttGTATAGAGGTTAACATCCTTCAATTTTAAGTACTGCTCTTTCAAATTAAAATCAATTTCCACTGCCTTTTAGTCATATTTTGGACCAGATCCAATATAATGGAACAAAATTTGTAGGGCACACCGAGTAAAACAACCTagattattctaaataattaccattgaagaacaattttttggctctgtttggattgtaaattatttgaaatatttttactgtaatattttttatgatgtgatgtatgtgagataaaaaggtaattgaaaagataaaaagatgtgttgaaaattgtaatgatgatgtaagcaaataaattttgagaaataagcctatatccaaacaaaataaattcGAATGTCAAACGTTTAGTTAGAAGTCCATCATGTCATTAAGTGGATTGATTAAGATTAACAATGATGGTTTTTGGATCCAACGTACTAATTCTCATAAATTAGACCATTTTTTTGCTATCGTCGTTATCTATATAGTATAAttcgttctttttttttttaaaaaaaaattgtcctcACACTAAACTACACATGATTAATAATGGTGACAATCCCTAATCCTAAACGATTAACAAAAGATTCTCTATTTTccataagaaaacaaaaaaaaaaaaatttctagcaTATCTCTCGCCCACAAGCAAAGTTTAAAAAAGTTTCCAGGGATGCAAAATCGAGGAAAATTTAAAGAGAAGAAGGAGGAGGCAAATAGTCCCATCCTCTTTTTAACTGCTACTGCCATTGACAACTGGACTCTGCATCGTCCAGCTGTGAAAACTCCACGTGTCCTCAATCCATTCGTCCGTATCTGTACTCCCCTTCTTTTCCGACAGCGACTTGACATTACCCCTTTGCCCCTACAATACGGACCAGCTCCGACCCAGCTCATTTAAGCCGATTTTCATTTTCCCCATTCCAACGGCTACAACAACACGTTTGATTTACTATTTGATTTCACCGATGATTCGTCGGAACCGGAATCCGACGTGTACAACATTAATCTCACGTGGATATGCTGACGTGGCACCTGGCTTCCCACTGAAGCCTCTCtctcacaaaaatttttttttccctctggGCTATAAATTCCCACTGTCCATACAATGGCCCTCTGCACTAGAAGCTTCAagctctcctcctcctcttccacTACTTCTTCTGTTACTGCAGTAACTAACTATTCCAAGTTTTCTTGATCCATCAATGGCTAGTTTGGGTTCCATTTCGATGAAAAAATTGTGGGTTTTGTTGGGTTTTTGTTGCTTTGCTTTGTTGTCAATGGTGGATTTGGTTAGctcttcatcatcaaaatttGATGAGCTTTTTCAGGCTAGTTGGGCTAATGACCATTTCGTCTATGAGGGTGATGAGGTTCTTAAGATGAAGCTGGATTACAACTCTGGTATTATATAATCAACATTGCTTGCTCATTTTTCTTGACTTAATGTACTCATTCCACTTGATGTTATTTTCATGTTAATCATTCTTTGGTTCTTGAATAATCAGGTGCTGGATTCCGGTCAAAGAGCAAGTATATGTATGGAAAGGTTACAGTTCAGATCAAGCTTGTTGAGGGTGACTCTGCTGGAACTGTCACTGCTTTCTATGTATGTTTAATTCGCTagtatttatttgctttgtttatACTGCTGTTATCAGGTTAAAAAAAGTCACTTCTGGCATGAGATTATACTCAAAATTCTGTGTTtttattttggcaaaagttaCTTTGTGATTGGTGATTAGTAGTAGTACTACAATTCATTCAAAGCATTCGTATTAGATTTGCAGTGCCAGAAAGAAATAAAGCCGGGAATTATATTGTAATGCATATATTTGGTCAGTCTTAGTGCCCTGTTCCTTTCAATCTTGTCAGCATGATCCATCCAATAGGGTGGagaagtattattattattattactttcaCCATTAGTCCTTTTTCAACCCACTTTTTTGTCCACACATTGTTTACATTTGAATAATCAATCAAGATTCTTTACTTTTCATCGGGCACCAAAGTCACTCACATAAGTGGCTTTATTGGTAAGATCATCTACTGGCTTTGGCCTTGTTTATTGGCACTATGTCGTCACTTTTATAAGATTGACTTTGCTAATGATTGTAGTCAAAATTTTACTCTTTAGTGGTAGCTTAATGATGTGATTTAAATGTgataattttactattttttacaTGGGCAGATGTCATCTGATGGTCCAACCCACAATGAGTTCGATTATGAGTTTCTTGGCAACACTACTGGTGAGCCTTATTCTGTTCAGACAAATTTGTACATCAATGGTGTTGGTAACAGAGAGCAAAGACTGAAGCTCTGGTTTGATCCTACCACTGATTTCCATGCCTATTCCATCCTCTGGACCCCTCGCAAAGTCCTGTAAGCTCTCAATGATCTTAGcctatttgaaaaattttcgcACATTTTTTTAAGGTTAACTACTTGATTATTTATGTCCCTGACTGCTAAAGCACATTGGATAAATGTTATGTGTAAAGGGCAACAGAACAggactggaaaaaaaaaaaaaagagattagaGCTTTTTTTTACTGCCTATGGTTTGGACCAGTTTCTGTATACTTGTACTGCCAGTTTAGTCCACACTAAATTCCAGCTATGTCTGTGTGAAAGTATTAGGTTGATAAGGTTCTTGAGGTTTTACTGGACAATCCCTTGATTATccaccttcctttttcttttctagatCGTGTTTAGGGGGTGTAAAAAAGTGAAACAGAACAAGACTAAAAACAGGATTGAAGCTTGTTTTACTCTCATCACTTGGACCAGTTTCTAAATGCTAGTACTGCCAGTTTGTTTATAGTCCACAGGCTAGAGCCAATTTGCTAAGAATGCAAACAAACTTTGCCATtacaaacaaaaaggaaaagacatGGAAGGAAGAGGAGTATGCATGGATTACCCAAGGGGTCCATGCATATTATGATTGACTGACAAATTAACGCATCCTGTCTTCCCATGTATTCAAATTAATGTCGTTTGGCATATTCCCATTGGCTAAATTAAAGAGTTCTATAGCCTTTTAAATGTCAAGTGATTTCTTTTCAAAATAttagtttcttgaattttgacACACAATTTAAGATTATTGTATCTAATGAAATAGTAGTgtgattatatgacttgttaaGGTAACTCCAATAATGTGCAACTTTTTCAGATTCTTAGTAGATGAGACACCTATAAGAGAACACTCTAACCAGGAGGATAAGGGCATACCATTCCCCAAGGATCAACCTATGGGAGTCTATAGTTCCATATGGAATGCTGATGATTGGGCCACACAAGGTGGTAGGGTAAAGACTGATTGGAGCCATGCACCCTTTGTAGCTTCCTATACGGGCTTTGAGATCGATTCTTGTGTGGTTCCTGCAACAGTGGCAGCAGCAGATTATTCTAAGCAGTGTAGCAGCAGCAATGAGAAGAAGTATTGGTGGGATGAACCGACAATTGGAGAGCTTAGCATCCACCAGAGCCACCAGCTCATTTGGGTTAGGGCCAACCATATGTTTTATGATTATTGCACTGATACTGCTCGGTTCCCGGTTGCACCTCTTGAGTGCCAGCACCACCAGCACCGCCACTAGTGCCACCACCGC of Coffea arabica cultivar ET-39 chromosome 5c, Coffea Arabica ET-39 HiFi, whole genome shotgun sequence contains these proteins:
- the LOC113690332 gene encoding xyloglucan endotransglucosylase protein 6; its protein translation is MASLGSISMKKLWVLLGFCCFALLSMVDLVSSSSSKFDELFQASWANDHFVYEGDEVLKMKLDYNSGAGFRSKSKYMYGKVTVQIKLVEGDSAGTVTAFYMSSDGPTHNEFDYEFLGNTTGEPYSVQTNLYINGVGNREQRLKLWFDPTTDFHAYSILWTPRKVLFLVDETPIREHSNQEDKGIPFPKDQPMGVYSSIWNADDWATQGGRVKTDWSHAPFVASYTGFEIDSCVVPATVAAADYSKQCSSSNEKKYWWDEPTIGELSIHQSHQLIWVRANHMFYDYCTDTARFPVAPLECQHHQHRH